One window from the genome of Actinomycetes bacterium encodes:
- a CDS encoding DUF1622 domain-containing protein → MTFAETMDHVAQVFEAIGAAVLLVGFFVSVGIAARSLRRSGEGRLAYRVLRESFGGVILLGLEILVAADLIRTVAVAPTLDNVAILGLIVLIRTFLSFSLEIEIEGVAPWRRAMSSGANNIARAAGRDGQPAAPRSSGNA, encoded by the coding sequence ATGACCTTCGCCGAGACCATGGACCACGTGGCCCAGGTCTTCGAGGCCATCGGGGCGGCAGTTCTGCTGGTGGGGTTCTTCGTGTCTGTTGGCATCGCCGCGCGGTCGCTGAGGCGGTCGGGGGAGGGACGCTTGGCCTACCGGGTGCTGCGGGAATCCTTCGGAGGAGTGATCCTGCTCGGGCTGGAAATCCTCGTCGCCGCCGATCTCATCCGTACCGTAGCGGTGGCGCCGACCTTGGACAACGTCGCGATCCTCGGCCTCATCGTGCTCATCAGGACGTTCTTGAGCTTCTCGCTGGAGATCGAGATCGAGGGCGTCGCGCCATGGCGTCGCGCCATGTCCAGTGGCGCCAACAACATCGCCCGTGCCGCCGGGCGGGATGGGCAACCGGCCGCCCCCAGGTCCTCAGGAAACGCCTGA